From Saccopteryx leptura isolate mSacLep1 chromosome 3, mSacLep1_pri_phased_curated, whole genome shotgun sequence, one genomic window encodes:
- the DOK1 gene encoding docking protein 1 isoform X2, producing the protein MFSFEAGRRCSSGPGTFTFQTAQGNDIFQAVETAIHRQKAQGKAGQGHDILRADSHEEVAEGKLASHPGTQELLGSPPALYAEPLDSLRIPPGPSPDSLYSDPLDSTAAHVGEGVQLKKTLYWDLYEHVQQQLMKAELTDPKEDPIYDEPEGLAPAALQGLYDLPQEPKDAWWCQARVKEEGYELPYNPATDDYAVPPPRSTKPLPAPKPQNLAFPEPDAATGSGSKGHSSDIALYSQVQKSGASRSWDCGLSKIGADRTGVKSEGST; encoded by the coding sequence ATGTTCTCGTTTGAGGCTGGCCGGCGCTGCTCCTCTGGCCCTGGAACCTTCACGTTCCAGACAGCACAGGGAAATGACATCTTTCAGGCAGTTGAAACTGCTATCCACCGGCAGAAGGCCCAGGGCAAGGCTGGTCAAGGGCATGATATTCTTAGAGCTGATTCCCATGAAGAAGTGGCAGAGGGGAAGCTGGCTTCCCACCCTGGCACCCAGGAGCTCTTGGGCAGCCCTCCAGCCCTGTATGCTGAACCCTTAGACTCCCTGCGCATTCCTCCAGGTCCTTCCCCAGATTCCCTATACTCAGACCCTTTGGACAGCACCGCTGCTCATGTAGGAGAAGGGGTACAGTTAAAGAAAACTCTTTATTGGGACTTGTATGAACATGTGCAGCAGCAGTTGATGAAGGCCGAGCTGACGGATCCCAAAGAGGACCCCATCTATGACGAACCTGAGGGCTTGGCTCCAGCTGCTCTTCAGGGCCTTTATGATCTGCCTCAGGAGCCGAAGGATGCATGGTGGTGCCAGGCTCGAGTGAAGGAAGAAGGCTATGAGCTCCCCTACAACCCTGCCACTGATGACTATGCTGTGCCTCCCCCTCGAAGTACAAAGCCCCTCCCAGCTCCCAAGCCCCAGAACCTGGCATTCCCTGAACCTGATGCTGCTACTGGCAGTGGCAGCAAAGGTCACAGCTCAGACATTGCCCTGTACAGCCAGGTCCAGAAGAGTGGGGCCTCAAGGAGCTGGGACTGTGGGCTCTCTAAAATAGGGGCTGACAGGACTGGGGTCAAGTCAGAGGGCTCCACCTGA
- the DOK1 gene encoding docking protein 1 isoform X1 — MDGAVMEGPLFLQSQRFGTKRWRKTWAVLYPASPHGVARLEFFDHKGSSSGGGRGGSRRLDCKVIRLAECVSVAPVALESPPEPGTAAFRLDTAERSHLLAADAPSSAAWVQTLCLNAFPKGSWALAPTENPPKLSALEMLENSLYSPTWEGSQFWVTVQRTEAAERCGLHGSYVLRVEAERLTLLTVGTQNQILELLLSWPYTLLRRYGRDKVMFSFEAGRRCSSGPGTFTFQTAQGNDIFQAVETAIHRQKAQGKAGQGHDILRADSHEEVAEGKLASHPGTQELLGSPPALYAEPLDSLRIPPGPSPDSLYSDPLDSTAAHVGEGVQLKKTLYWDLYEHVQQQLMKAELTDPKEDPIYDEPEGLAPAALQGLYDLPQEPKDAWWCQARVKEEGYELPYNPATDDYAVPPPRSTKPLPAPKPQNLAFPEPDAATGSGSKGHSSDIALYSQVQKSGASRSWDCGLSKIGADRTGVKSEGST; from the exons ATGGACGGGGCCGTGATGGAAGGGCCGCTGTTTTTGCAAAGTCAGCGTTTCGGTACCAAG AGGTGGAGGAAGACCTGGGCCGTGCTCTACCCGGCCAGTCCTCACGGGGTAGCGCGCCTCGAGTTCTTTGACCACAAGGGATCGAGCTCTGGAGGGGGCCGAGGAGGCTCGCGCCGCCTAGACTGCAAGGTGATCCGTCTGGCCGAGTGTGTGAGCGTGGCGCCCGTGGCCCTGGAGAGCCCACCTGAGCCTGGGACCGCCGCCTTCCGCCTGGACACCGCAGAGCGCTCCCACCTGCTGGCGGCCGACGCGCCGTCCAGCGCTGCCTGGGTGCAAACGCTGTGCCTAAATGCTTTTCCG AAAGGCAGTTGGGCTCTGGCGCCTACTGAGAACCCACCCAAACTTTCTGCCCTGGAGATGCTGGAGAACTCTCTGTACAGCCCCACTTGGGAAG GATCCCAGTTCTGGGTAACAGTGCAGAGAACTGAAGCCGCTGAGCGTTGCGGCCTGCATGGCTCCTATGTGCTGAGGGTGGAGGCTGAGAGGCTGACTCTCCTGACTGTGGGAACTCAGAATCAGATACTGGAACTACTCCTTTCCTGGCCCTACACTCTGTTGCGTCGCTATGGCCGAGACAAG GTCATGTTCTCGTTTGAGGCTGGCCGGCGCTGCTCCTCTGGCCCTGGAACCTTCACGTTCCAGACAGCACAGGGAAATGACATCTTTCAGGCAGTTGAAACTGCTATCCACCGGCAGAAGGCCCAGGGCAAGGCTGGTCAAGGGCATGATATTCTTAGAGCTGATTCCCATGAAGAAGTGGCAGAGGGGAAGCTGGCTTCCCACCCTGGCACCCAGGAGCTCTTGGGCAGCCCTCCAGCCCTGTATGCTGAACCCTTAGACTCCCTGCGCATTCCTCCAGGTCCTTCCCCAGATTCCCTATACTCAGACCCTTTGGACAGCACCGCTGCTCATGTAGGAGAAGGGGTACAGTTAAAGAAAACTCTTTATTGGGACTTGTATGAACATGTGCAGCAGCAGTTGATGAAGGCCGAGCTGACGGATCCCAAAGAGGACCCCATCTATGACGAACCTGAGGGCTTGGCTCCAGCTGCTCTTCAGGGCCTTTATGATCTGCCTCAGGAGCCGAAGGATGCATGGTGGTGCCAGGCTCGAGTGAAGGAAGAAGGCTATGAGCTCCCCTACAACCCTGCCACTGATGACTATGCTGTGCCTCCCCCTCGAAGTACAAAGCCCCTCCCAGCTCCCAAGCCCCAGAACCTGGCATTCCCTGAACCTGATGCTGCTACTGGCAGTGGCAGCAAAGGTCACAGCTCAGACATTGCCCTGTACAGCCAGGTCCAGAAGAGTGGGGCCTCAAGGAGCTGGGACTGTGGGCTCTCTAAAATAGGGGCTGACAGGACTGGGGTCAAGTCAGAGGGCTCCACCTGA